Proteins encoded by one window of Rutidosis leptorrhynchoides isolate AG116_Rl617_1_P2 chromosome 7, CSIRO_AGI_Rlap_v1, whole genome shotgun sequence:
- the LOC139860116 gene encoding uncharacterized mitochondrial protein AtMg00860-like produces MASLLIDQIVQIGKIAIKNIEEHGQHLRSVLKMLKEEQMYAKFSKCDFWLQELKFLGHVVVANGIQVDSTKIETVKNWKTPKTQTQIQQFLGIAGYYRRFIEGFSTVALPLTALTQKSKKYEWSEPQETTFQLLKEKLITALILSLPEGNKDIVIYCDASRQ; encoded by the exons ATGGCCAGTTTGTTAATAGATCAGATTGTGCAGATAGGGAAGATTGCTATT AAGAACATAGAAGAACACGGACAACATTTGCGTTCAGTACTGAAGATGCTCAAAGAAGAACAGATGTATGCGAAGTTCTCaaaatgtgacttttggttacaagaATTAAAATTCCTTGGTCACGTTGTAGTCGCCAACGGAATTCAAGTTGATTCGACCAAGATAGAGACAGTTAAGAATTGGAAAACTCCAAAGACACAAACTCAGATCCAACAATTTCTGGgtatagctggttactacaggagatttatCGAAGGTTTTTCCACAGTTGCCCTACCGTTGACTGCGTTGACTCAAAAGAGCAAGAAGTATGAATGGTCAGAACCACAAGAAActacatttcagttgttgaaggagaagttgatAACTGCACTGATATTATCTCTACCCGAGGGGAATAAAGACATcgttatttattgtgatgcatcgcgtcaaTGA